AGCGAGCGCGAGCGCGTCTTCGCCGTGCTCACCAACGAGTCACTGCTGACTCAGGACTTGCTCGACGCACCGTACGGTGGCCTGCTCGACATCGAGAACGCACTGATTCTCTGGAACGACGACGAGGGGGCGTTCAACCTCGTCATCGACGACCAGGCGGTCGTCGACGACGCCTCGCCGGCGTCGCTTCGGTGAGTGGTCGGGTACAGCGAGAGACGTAGTCTCGGTACAGTCTTATACGCGGGGTCGTTAGCCCCGCCAAGTCAATGACCGTTCGGAGGGTGTTCCTATGACGGATACCGGACGGGGCAGCCCCTACGCCCCGCACACGGCGGCCGAGACGCGATCGATGCTCGACGCGGTGGGCGTCGACGACGAAGAAGCGCTGTTCGACGTGCCCAACTCGATCAGGTTCGACGGACAGTTCGGGATCGACGCCAGGAGCGAGTCTGCGACCCGCCGGGAGGCCCGGCGGACGCTCGCGCGCAACGACGATCTCGTCTCGTTTCTCGGGCGGGGTCACTACGCCCACGAGATTCCCTCGGTGGTCGCGGATCTCGCCTCGCGCTCTGAGTTTCTGACCTCCTACACGCAGTACCAGCCCGAAGTCGCCCAGGGATTCCTGCAGGCACTGTTCGAGTACCAGTCGATGCTGGTCGAACTCACGGGATTGGAGATCGCCAACTGCTCGATGCACGACCGGGCGACGGCGCTGGGCGAAGCTGCGACCCTCGCCACACGCGTTCGCGAGACCGCTGGATCGACCGTGCTGGTCCCCGATCTCGTCCGCGAGGAACAACGAGCCGTCCTCGAAAACTACGCTCGCGGCGGCGACCTCTCGATCGCGACCGTCCCGACCGACGACGGCACCGTCGATATCGATGCCCTCGAAGGTATCATCGACGAGGAGGTCGTGATGGTCTACGCCGAGAATCCCACTGTTCGAGGAACCATCGAGGAGGGCCTCGAAACGATCGGTGACCTCGCTGCCGCTCACGACGCGCTGTTCTGTCTGGGCTCCGACCCCGTTGCGCTCGCACTGCTCGAAGAGCCAGCCAGCGTCGGCGCGGACGTGGTCGTCGGCGACGCCGGGACACTCGGACTGGGGCAGGCCTACGGGATGGGCCACGGGCTCTTTGCCACCCGCGAGGACTTCCTCCGGCAGGTCCCGGGACGGCTCGTCGGGGCGAGCACGGACCAGAGCGGTCGGCGGGCCTACACGCTGACGCTACAGACCCGCGAGCAGCACATCCGCCGTGAGCGTGCGACTTCGAACATCTGCACGAATCAGGCCTGGGTCGCCCTCCGGACGGCGATGCACGTCGCCTGGCTCGGCCCCGACGGCCTGCTGGAACTCGCCGAAGACTGCGTCCGCAACGCCCGTGAGCTGGCCGCCCGTGTCGACGAAATCGACGGCCTACACGCGCCCGTCCACGACCGCCACCACTTCCGGGAGTTCGTCGTCGCGACCGATCAGCCCGCCGACGCGATCCGTGACCGACTCGCCAAGGAAGGCTTCGCCGTCCACGCCGTCGACGAACACCGCCTGCAACTGTGTGTGACCGACGCCAACGAGCACGCGACGGACCGACTCGTCGCCGCGCTTCGGGAGGTGGCCTGAATGCGCTACGATCAGGCTCGCTGGGCCGACGACGACGCCTACGAACCCCTGCTGGTCGAGAAACGCGAGGCCGCGGTTTCGCCCGGCGACAGCGAGGACGCACCGCTGCCCGACGATCTCACCCGCGATTCGCTCTCGCTGCCCGCGCTCGCCGAACCCGAACTGGCGCGTCACTACACCCGCCTCTCCCAGGAGACCTACGGCGTCACCAGCGGCCCGTTCCCGCTGGGCAGTTGCACGATGAAGTACAATCCGCCGCTGCTCGAAGACGTCGCGGCCGATCCGTCGGCGGCGGTCCACCCCGACCGCCCGGTCGAGACGATCCAGGGTACCCTCGAAGTCATGGCGACGCTGCAGGACTGGCTGGGTCGGATCGGCGGGATGGACGCCGTGACCCTCCAGCCGCCCGCGGGGGCGGCGGGCGAGTACACCGGCCTGTTGATCGCGAAAGCCTACCACGAGGATCACGGCAACGATCGCGACGAGGTCATCATCCCCGACAGCGCTCACGGGACCAACTTCGCGAGCGCGGCGATGGCCGGCTTCGACGTGGTCGAACTCCCCAGCGCCGAGGACGGCCGGGTCGACATGGACGCCCTGGAGGCAGCCGTCGGTGACTCGACGGCCGCACTGATGCTCACCAACCCCAACACGCTCGGGCTGTTCGAGCGCGATATCGAGGCGATCGCCGAGATCGTCCACGACGCCGGCGGGCTGCTGTACTACGACGGCGCGAACCTCAACGCCCTGCTCGGACGCGCTCGCCCGGGCGACATGGGCTTCGACGTGATGCACTACAACGTCCACAAGACCTTCGCGACGCCCCACGGCGGTGGCGGCCCCGGTGCTGGCCCGGTCGGCGTCGTCTCCGATCTCGCCCCCTATCTGCCCGAACCACACGTCAGGGAGACAGCGGATAGCGACTACGAACTCTACGAGCCCGAGCGCACAGTCGGCAAGGTCCACGGCTTCCACGGCAACTGGCTCGTCCTGCTGAAGGCCTACGCGTACATCCGGCGACTCGGTGACGCGGGACTTTCCGACGCCAGCGCGAAGGCCGTCCTCAACGCGAACTATCTGGCCGAGCAGATCGACCTGGAAATCCCGTACGGCCCCTTCCATCACGAGTTCGTCGCGAGCGCGGGCGACCGGGACGCGATCGACGTCGCCAAACACATGCTGGATTTCGGCGTCCACCCGCCGACGACGAAGTGGCCGGAACTGGTCTCCGAGGCGCTGATGACCGAGCCCACGGAAGTCGAGTCCAAAGAGACGCTCGACCAGCTGGCCGCGGCGTTCGAAGCGGCCTCGGCCGCCGATGCCGCCGATCTCGACGACGCGCCCCGGCGGACCACTGCCCGGCGGATCGACCAGGTCGAGGCCGCCCGGAATCCCCGGCTGTCCTGGCACGCATTCGACGGCCCGGAGTGACGGGCTCTCCTACTCCTCGAAAAACTGCGGCCCGTATTTCTGCTGTCGATGCAGGAGACAGCCAGCGAGAATCAGAAGCACGCCCACGAGCCCCGGCGTCGCGAACGTGAACGCTGGCTTGAGGACGTCCGCGAGCACGCTACTCGAGAGATCCGCGGCCGCGAGCAGCACCTCCACGTCGTCCCAGCGGATCGCGACCGAGGCGAGCAGCGCGCCCGCGACGAGCAACTGCCGGGGCCGCCCCGATTCGAGCAGATACAGCAGCGGAACCAGCGGGAAGTAGAGGATCACGACGTAGATCGGGAACGAGGGGAAGAAGACGAGGATCGCGACCATCGTGCCCATGATCGAGACGAGCCGATCCTCTCGATCCTCGATCGTCCGGTAGAGGTACGCGATCGGCGGCGCGAGGACGACCAGCGCGAGCAGGCCGTAGAACGTCGGATCGACGCCCGGGAGGAGCACCGAGATTGGCCGGCGGATCGTCAGATAGGTCGCCTCGGGATCGAGCCCGCCGGCGAACTCGCCCGGTGAGAACCGCGGCAAGATTGCGTGTTCGACGTAGGCGATCGAGAGATCGACGCCGAAGACCAGAAAGCCGAGTGCGAACCCGACGATTGCGGTCCCGACGGCGGCGGCGATAGCGCGCCAGGCCCGCCGTCGAAGTAGCCAGACGCCGACTGCGGCGGGAAAGACCTTGACGAACGCCGCGAGTCCGAAGGCGCTCCCGGCCAGGATCTCGCGGTCGCGGTCGAGCGCGACGAATCCCAGGGCAAGTGCCGCGACCATGTGGTGGTTGACCTGTCCGAACACGAGCGAGGGCATCGAGTGGACCGAGATGACGACGAATCCGGCGATCAGGCCGCGATCGAGCCACGGCAGACGCGTCTCGCCGATGCGCTCGACGTACCTGACGATGAGCCACGCACCCGCCAGTCCCGCGACGACAGTGAGGAGGGTGTGAATCGCGAAGCCGACTTTCCAGCCGACCAGCGCCAGCGGCACGAACCCCAGGACCGTGATCGGCGGGTAGACGTAGTGGAAGTAGTCTGCCAGCCCCTCGGGGACGGCCGTATAGAAGTTCCCGCCTTCGAGGGCAACTTCTCCCGCGAGGTCGTAGACGACGTAGTCGATGGCGAGGTGGCCGCGGCTGGCGAGCAGGATGTACAGGAGGTTCCCGATCCCGAGTGCGACCCCCACGAGGAGGACGGCACGGGTGCTCAGTCTCGTCTCGGTGATGCGTCGCACGTCCGGGTGGGACGCTCAGGTCCGTAAAAAACGGTGTGATTCGATAGAACTGTCGTCGCGGGTGTTAGCTCTCCAGCAGGACGCCGTCGATCGCGTGGAGCACACCGTTGGACGCCTCGAAGTCCGTCGCGACGATGGTGGCCTGTCCGTCGTTCAGGACGCCACCGTCCTGGGTGACGAAGCCCTTGTTCAGCATGCGCAGGCGGGGCGCGCCCAGCACGGACTTGGCGTAGCGGCGGCCCCGGGTGAGGTGGTAGGCCAGGACGTCGGCCGGGATATCGTCCGCGTTGGCCTCGTCGAAGCCAATCGCCGCGAAGGCGTCGTCGACGGGGGCGAACACCGTGTACTGGCCGCGCGCGGTGTTCAGCGTCTTCAGGAGCGCGGGCTTGGCCACGAGGCCGGCGATCAGCGTGTCGAATTGACCTGCGTAGGGGCCACTCGTGTTGGCCGCGATGGCGAACTCGACGAGCGTGGGGTCGGCGCTCGCCCCTTGTCGCTGCCGGGCGGCGTCACGGCCGCGCGGCCCCCGTCCGCGTCGTGCGCTCGCGGTGCCGACGCCCCCGACTGCCAGTGCCGCACCGGCCGCGCCAATCGTCTTCAATACTGTCCGTCGGCCGATGGGTCTCTGCATAGTAGATTCCTCAACTCCTGTTCGCTCGCGGGGATATTAACCTCGATACCCATTCCTTTCGGTAGTAGAGCGCCCCGAGAGCATAAAATCGATCACCGAGAGTCCCACGGCCGGTTCGAGACGTAGCACCACCGAAAGGACCAGTGTTTTTGTCGCTTGCCCACCCCACTCGCCGTATGGCAATCGGCGACGTCTTCGAAGTCACGACTGGCTCCTGTTCGGATCTCTACTACGTCGATACCGGGATGTACGACGTCGAGGAGTACGGCTCGGTCTACCTGCTCGACGACGAGCGGCCCGCGCTGGTCGACACTGGAATCGGGACCAACTACGAGCGGATCCTCGACCTACTCGATCACGCGGGCGTCGCGCCCGAGGACCTGGCCGTGATCGCAGTGACGCACGTCCACCTCGATCACGCCGGCGGCGCGGGCTTGCTCGCCGAGGTCTGCCCGAACGCCGAGGTGTACGTCCACGAGCGAGGCGCGCCGCACCTCCTCGACCCCACACGGCTCTGGGAGGGAACGAAAGCGGCCGTCGGCGAACAGATCGACTTCTACACCGAGCCCGAGCCCGTCTCCGAGGACCGACTGACGACGCTGACCGACGGCGACGAGATCGATCTCGGGACCCACTCGCTGCTCGCTCACCACGCGCCCGGCCACGCCCCCCACCAGATGGCCTTCGAAGATCCCGCAAACGACGCGGTGTTCACGGCCGACGCCGCCGGGATCTACACGCCTTCGACCGACGAGGTCCACGTCACCAGTCCGCCGCCGCAGTTCGATCTCGAACAGGCACTCACGGACGTCGAAATGCTTGCAGATCTCGACCCGGAGACGTTGCTGTACGCACACTTCGGGCCGGCCCCGACCGCAGATCGCCTGGAAACGTACGCCGAGCGACTCGACTCCTGGGTCGCGGACGTCGCGGCCGTCCGCGAAGACGCCGAGAGTGACGAGGCAGTGATCGAGCATTTCCAGACCACCCTGGAGACGCCGGCCGTCTGGAGCGACGTGAAAGCGCGCGCAGAGATCGGGATGAACGTCCGGGGCGTGTTGCGGTATCTCGACGCCGAGTGATCGGCTCGCGGGTGCGCGTCTTGGCCGGTACGTTTTTATTGGCTCTCGGAGACGCTGCAGGTATGGCCGTGGGGGATTTCAACGCAGTTTCGATCGGGGAGTGTCGCGATATCTACGCCGTCGACGTCGGGATGTACGATCTGGCGAATCACGCGTCGGTGTACGTTCTGGACGCGCCCAAACCGACCATCGTCGAGGCCGGGACGGGTGCGAACGCCGAGCGGGTCGTCCACGCACTGACCGAACTCGGGATCGCCGCCGAGGACGTCGCAAACATCGTTTTGACGCACGTTCACCTGGATCACGCCGGCGGTGCGGCTTTTCTCTCACGCGTCTGCTCGAACGCGGACGTGTACGTCCACGAGCACGGCGTGCCGCACCTGCAAGATCCCGACTTTCTGGTCGAGAGAACGAAGCGGCTCGTCGGTGAGGAGGGGTGGAATCGCTACTACGTCCAGCCCGGATCGATCGACGCCCACCGTATCCGGCCGCTCGCCGACGGCGACGTGATCGATCTCGGCGATCGAGCGCTCAGAGTTCGTCACGCGCCGGGCCACGCCGGCCACCAGGTGCTGTTGCACTCGCCCAGCGACGACGCCGTCTTCACCGGCGACGCGCTCGGGATCTACGTGCCCGAGACGGACTCGATTCGGCCGATATCACCGCCGCCAGCGTTCGACGCCGAGCAGGCGCTGGCAGATATCGAGACGATCCGCGACCTCGAGCCGTCGACGCTGCTGTTCAGTCACTTCGGCGCGGCTCCGACTGGTGACCGTCTCGACCGGGCCGCCGAAGCTATCGTCGAGTGGGTCAGCACAGTACAGGACGCCCGGGAGACGGCCGAGGCCGACGGTGCGGTCGTCGCGACGTTCGTCGACGCGGTCGAAGGGCCCGATCGGTGGTCGAATATCGTCGCCGAGACCGACACCGCGATGAACGTCCGCGGCGTCCTGCAGTATCTCGACCGCCAGGGCGGCGAGTTGCCGGTTGGGATCGCCCGCCGCGAGTGAGACTGTTCGACACAGTGTTGTCGATGGAGCAGACGAGTCTGCTGCTGGGGCACCGACTGCGATGGGCCAACTGCCGGTGGACGGCTGTGTCCATTCTCGAATAGTGAAAACTAGCACCATCTTCAGGGTCGTCGGGAACAAAACTGGACGTATGTGCCCTGCCACGGACGCTGGCGCTGATCTCTCGGACCGTCGAGACCGGCTGGTCCGGGACTCGAAGCGGAGACTGACGGCCGAACTGGTCGTCACGTTCGATCCGTCCGAGTGCGCCTGCCCGGTCGTCCTCGACTGCGAGACGGCGTCGCCGATCGATCATCACGTGATCGACGACACCTGTCACGTCACGTGCCGCGGCGCGGAAGACGAGACTGCTGTCCACCACCGACAGACGCAGATCGATGGTGAGTGCATCTGTCGGATCATCGCGCGAAACGGTTGTAATCCCTCGCTGCAGTCGATCTCTGACTACGAACTGCTCGTCCGGACGAACCCACCCGACAGAGAGACGTTGCGGGCGCTGGTCTCCGATCTCGGCACTGTCGCCGAGACGGTCCGGCTCCAGCAGCTGGTCGTCGACACCGACGAGGACGAGTCGCGGTCGGAACTGGTCAACCTCGACGGGCTGACCGACACCGAACGCGAGACGATCGACCGTGCGATCGTCGCCGGCTACTACGATCGACCGCGGAGCATCTCCTTCGACGACCTCGCTGCGGAACTCGACGTCTCGAAGTCTGCCCTCTCGAAACGACTTAGCTCGGTCGAGTCCAAGATCATGCGCGACCTGTTCCACGACATCGAGTGAGCAGCGCTACCCCTATTTAAAACACTCAACAGTGTCCGGATAGTCGGTAGCGTGAGCGCTGTGTATATACAGTCGTGGTGACCTCCACGTGACCGACAGCAACGAGTCAGACGAGCAGATGGCGGCCGTTCTCGACGATCCCGAGTGGCAAGATCACGTCGAAGAGGTCCTCGAGGACGGCCCGAACAGTACAGCACTGGGAAAAGAGATGGGCCGGGACGCCGTCCGGGTAAGCATCGGCGAGATGTCCGAGGCGGCGTTCCACGAGAAGTATCACGACGCCGTCCTCGAGGAGTTCGGCGTCGACGACCGGCCGACGAAACCGGAGGGATACGATGAGTGAACAGGAGGGCGTCAGCCGACGAACTGTCTTGCTCAGTGCGGGGACGGCGGCCGGCGTCCTCGGCCTCGGCGGGTCGAGCCTGCTGCAGTCGCTCGACACCGGTGGACAGACCCACGCCGTCGAGCAGTTCCTCGACGAGAACGGCGTGTTCCACGGCTACTGTTCGCCGAACTGTCGCGGCAAGTGCCAGATGGACGTCCACGTCCGCGACGGACAGATCAAGAAGGTCGAACCGAAAGTCCCGGACAACGAGGACTACCAGCGCTCGTGTACCCTCGGACTCAACCACGCCCAGCGGACCTACAACCCGACGCGGTTGAAATATCCGATGAAACGGACCGACTGGTCGCCCGGCGACCCGAATCCGTCGGGACGTGGCCCGGACGCCGAGTTCGAGCGCATCGAGTGGGACGAGGCCCTCGACTACGTCGCAGACGAGATGCTCCGCGTGCGCGAGGAGTACTCGCCTGAGAGCGTCTACTTCGAACTCGGTTCGGGGACCGACGGCATCGGGGGGACCATCTACAGTCGCCTGGCCGGCGCGTTCGGCGGGACGATGAAGTCCTGGTCGATCGACATCAACGTCGGCCTGGGCTTCCGTCGGATCACCGGTGGCGGCTACTTCAACACCCCGACCAACCAGGCGACAGACATCGAGAACGCCAACACGATCGTCATCTGGGGCGGCAACATCTTCGAGAGTCGCTTCCAGATGGACGCCTCGAAAGTGTTGAACGCAAAACAAAACGGTGCGAAGATCGTCGTCGTCGACCCCGTCTACAACACGACGACCGCCAAGGCCGACATGTGGCTCCCGGTCAAGCCCGGGAAGGACGGCCACCTCACGATGGCGATGATCCACACGGCCTTCGAGGAGGACTACCTCGACGAGGAGTTCCTCCGAGAACGCACGCTCGGGCCGGCCCTGGTCCGAGACGACGGCTCGTTGCTGCGGACGGCCGACGTCTTCGCGGACGGTGACGAGGAGACGCCGGTCGCCCTCGACGAAGAATCGGGCGAACCAGTCGCCCTCGAACCAGAGACCTACGGCGAGTACGCCCTCTTTGGTGAGTACGAGGTCGACGGCGAGACGGTGACGACCGGCCTCACGGAGATCCGCGAGGCCGCTGCCGAGTACACGCCCGAGGA
The Halapricum salinum genome window above contains:
- a CDS encoding 4Fe-4S ferredoxin N-terminal domain-containing protein yields the protein MAAVLDDPEWQDHVEEVLEDGPNSTALGKEMGRDAVRVSIGEMSEAAFHEKYHDAVLEEFGVDDRPTKPEGYDE
- a CDS encoding helix-turn-helix domain-containing protein, which encodes MCPATDAGADLSDRRDRLVRDSKRRLTAELVVTFDPSECACPVVLDCETASPIDHHVIDDTCHVTCRGAEDETAVHHRQTQIDGECICRIIARNGCNPSLQSISDYELLVRTNPPDRETLRALVSDLGTVAETVRLQQLVVDTDEDESRSELVNLDGLTDTERETIDRAIVAGYYDRPRSISFDDLAAELDVSKSALSKRLSSVESKIMRDLFHDIE
- a CDS encoding MBL fold metallo-hydrolase translates to MAVGDFNAVSIGECRDIYAVDVGMYDLANHASVYVLDAPKPTIVEAGTGANAERVVHALTELGIAAEDVANIVLTHVHLDHAGGAAFLSRVCSNADVYVHEHGVPHLQDPDFLVERTKRLVGEEGWNRYYVQPGSIDAHRIRPLADGDVIDLGDRALRVRHAPGHAGHQVLLHSPSDDAVFTGDALGIYVPETDSIRPISPPPAFDAEQALADIETIRDLEPSTLLFSHFGAAPTGDRLDRAAEAIVEWVSTVQDARETAEADGAVVATFVDAVEGPDRWSNIVAETDTAMNVRGVLQYLDRQGGELPVGIARRE
- the gcvPA gene encoding aminomethyl-transferring glycine dehydrogenase subunit GcvPA, which codes for MTDTGRGSPYAPHTAAETRSMLDAVGVDDEEALFDVPNSIRFDGQFGIDARSESATRREARRTLARNDDLVSFLGRGHYAHEIPSVVADLASRSEFLTSYTQYQPEVAQGFLQALFEYQSMLVELTGLEIANCSMHDRATALGEAATLATRVRETAGSTVLVPDLVREEQRAVLENYARGGDLSIATVPTDDGTVDIDALEGIIDEEVVMVYAENPTVRGTIEEGLETIGDLAAAHDALFCLGSDPVALALLEEPASVGADVVVGDAGTLGLGQAYGMGHGLFATREDFLRQVPGRLVGASTDQSGRRAYTLTLQTREQHIRRERATSNICTNQAWVALRTAMHVAWLGPDGLLELAEDCVRNARELAARVDEIDGLHAPVHDRHHFREFVVATDQPADAIRDRLAKEGFAVHAVDEHRLQLCVTDANEHATDRLVAALREVA
- a CDS encoding MBL fold metallo-hydrolase, coding for MAIGDVFEVTTGSCSDLYYVDTGMYDVEEYGSVYLLDDERPALVDTGIGTNYERILDLLDHAGVAPEDLAVIAVTHVHLDHAGGAGLLAEVCPNAEVYVHERGAPHLLDPTRLWEGTKAAVGEQIDFYTEPEPVSEDRLTTLTDGDEIDLGTHSLLAHHAPGHAPHQMAFEDPANDAVFTADAAGIYTPSTDEVHVTSPPPQFDLEQALTDVEMLADLDPETLLYAHFGPAPTADRLETYAERLDSWVADVAAVREDAESDEAVIEHFQTTLETPAVWSDVKARAEIGMNVRGVLRYLDAE
- a CDS encoding fasciclin domain-containing protein, encoding MQRPIGRRTVLKTIGAAGAALAVGGVGTASARRGRGPRGRDAARQRQGASADPTLVEFAIAANTSGPYAGQFDTLIAGLVAKPALLKTLNTARGQYTVFAPVDDAFAAIGFDEANADDIPADVLAYHLTRGRRYAKSVLGAPRLRMLNKGFVTQDGGVLNDGQATIVATDFEASNGVLHAIDGVLLES
- a CDS encoding glycosyltransferase family 87 protein, which encodes MRRITETRLSTRAVLLVGVALGIGNLLYILLASRGHLAIDYVVYDLAGEVALEGGNFYTAVPEGLADYFHYVYPPITVLGFVPLALVGWKVGFAIHTLLTVVAGLAGAWLIVRYVERIGETRLPWLDRGLIAGFVVISVHSMPSLVFGQVNHHMVAALALGFVALDRDREILAGSAFGLAAFVKVFPAAVGVWLLRRRAWRAIAAAVGTAIVGFALGFLVFGVDLSIAYVEHAILPRFSPGEFAGGLDPEATYLTIRRPISVLLPGVDPTFYGLLALVVLAPPIAYLYRTIEDREDRLVSIMGTMVAILVFFPSFPIYVVILYFPLVPLLYLLESGRPRQLLVAGALLASVAIRWDDVEVLLAAADLSSSVLADVLKPAFTFATPGLVGVLLILAGCLLHRQQKYGPQFFEE
- the gcvPB gene encoding aminomethyl-transferring glycine dehydrogenase subunit GcvPB, encoding MRYDQARWADDDAYEPLLVEKREAAVSPGDSEDAPLPDDLTRDSLSLPALAEPELARHYTRLSQETYGVTSGPFPLGSCTMKYNPPLLEDVAADPSAAVHPDRPVETIQGTLEVMATLQDWLGRIGGMDAVTLQPPAGAAGEYTGLLIAKAYHEDHGNDRDEVIIPDSAHGTNFASAAMAGFDVVELPSAEDGRVDMDALEAAVGDSTAALMLTNPNTLGLFERDIEAIAEIVHDAGGLLYYDGANLNALLGRARPGDMGFDVMHYNVHKTFATPHGGGGPGAGPVGVVSDLAPYLPEPHVRETADSDYELYEPERTVGKVHGFHGNWLVLLKAYAYIRRLGDAGLSDASAKAVLNANYLAEQIDLEIPYGPFHHEFVASAGDRDAIDVAKHMLDFGVHPPTTKWPELVSEALMTEPTEVESKETLDQLAAAFEAASAADAADLDDAPRRTTARRIDQVEAARNPRLSWHAFDGPE